The following are from one region of the Pseudomonas putida genome:
- a CDS encoding iron-containing redox enzyme family protein, whose amino-acid sequence MLFFDMLQQETADERTALFSVPVIRDALAGKASLEAYVAFLTQAYHHVRHTVPLMMACGARLPARLEWLRGAVCEYIEEEYGHERWILDDIATCGGDPHQVAAGRPALPIELMVAFLYDQIARGNPVGLFGMVNVLEGTSIALATQAAGTLQSSLGLPDQAFSYLSSHGALDQDHMATYRGLMNRLEQPEDQQAVIHAAKVVYRLYTAMFEGLPRSAQQEVQHALA is encoded by the coding sequence ATGCTTTTCTTCGACATGCTGCAGCAGGAAACCGCCGACGAGCGTACGGCATTGTTCAGTGTCCCGGTCATCCGCGACGCGCTGGCCGGCAAAGCCAGCCTCGAGGCCTATGTGGCCTTTCTCACCCAGGCCTATCACCACGTGCGGCACACCGTACCATTGATGATGGCCTGCGGGGCCCGTTTGCCGGCGCGGCTCGAGTGGCTGCGCGGCGCAGTGTGCGAATACATCGAGGAGGAATACGGCCATGAGCGCTGGATTCTCGATGACATCGCCACCTGCGGTGGCGACCCGCATCAGGTTGCGGCCGGCCGGCCGGCATTGCCCATCGAGCTGATGGTGGCATTTCTCTACGACCAGATTGCCCGTGGCAACCCGGTCGGGCTGTTCGGCATGGTCAACGTGCTCGAAGGCACCAGCATTGCCTTGGCCACCCAGGCCGCCGGTACCCTGCAGAGCAGCCTCGGCCTGCCGGACCAGGCGTTCAGCTACCTGAGTTCCCATGGCGCCCTGGACCAGGACCACATGGCCACCTACCGTGGGCTGATGAATCGCCTGGAACAGCCCGAGGACCAGCAGGCGGTAATCCACGCTGCCAAAGTGGTGTATCGCCTGTATACCGCCATGTTCGAAGGCCTGCCGCGTTCCGCACAGCAGGAGGTACAGCATGCGCTTGCCTGA